The DNA sequence TAATTAATAGGGGAAAATTATATAGCAAAAAGCATAAGAGTAAAGTAAATGAAAAGATAATTGAGGAAAAGTTAGGAgttgaaaaagaagaaaattgtTTGAACCAAATAATTAATGAAGaaggtaaatataaaaataagaaaaacaagagaaaaaaatttactgaaaatgttaaaaataaatatgacgTCGATCCATACGAAAATAtaaacaggaaaaaaaaaaaaaaaaatcataattcCCTGGATGATGAAAATGTGGAGAATGCGCAAAAAAGTAGTAACAAAGTAAATGACAAAAAAGTgtgtacaaaaaataaaaagtacaaTGATAATCTTGTTCCAAAAAATGGATGtgaaacaaacaaaaatggAAGTAGTGGGAGAAGTTATTATGAAACACGTTCAAAAGAGCAAGTGCTAAaggatgataaaaaaatgaacgaggttgataatatgaataataaattaaaagggGAAGAAATGgtgatgaaaaagaaaaatttatataagaaaaaggaTAGCGCTAGCTCAAGGGAATTGCCTGGtaataagaatatatcaataataactaatgaaaatgatgatGGTCatgtaaagaaaaagtacgcaagacttttaaaaaatttgaaaactAATTTATCAAGTAAAGTTATAGAACAAGAAGgcgaaaaaagaattaagaCTTGGGGAGATAAAATAACTTTAcagcaaaaaattaattattttataaagaataaaattgcTACAAGAACGGAATACAAATATGGGAAGAAACCAAACACTTTATCCATATGTAatcaatttaatttatataatcatttaaCAATGTTAAATGATTTTAACAGATTGCACTATTATAGAGCGGCGATGAGATGGACAGGACACAAAGATTTATGCGAATCGTATAATAATGCCATGTTGAGTCAAGAAAATAGTAATAGGAATTCTTACTATGTTAACAGCATGAGTTATACATCAAAAATGAAGAACTCAACAAAAATGAACAACAGAAACTGTGGAGAAAATACGGTTAGCGTAGTTAACAAGGAAAACATAAACAATATAGGTAAAACGATAAATATACCAAGTATCAGAGAACATAGCTCAAGTAATGTAAACAGtgttaacaaaataaatgaaccatgtattttttttgaaagtaATAAGGaatgttatgtatataataaaaacataattgaAATAGGAACAGGACCATTATCCTTGTTGTCTATTAATGCTATTTTAAATGGTGCTAAACACGTAGATGCTTTGGAAGTTAATAAGGATGCTTCTGATATGgctaaaaaattaatagagGGGTATAATTTAGaagattttattaaaattataaattgttattctaagttgtatgtatatagaGAGGAAGACAGTCAAAAACGGTTAAAAAAGAGgcattctttttataatttttttgattatgATATTGATGAACAATAcagtaataattttaattacgATTTAATAATAAGTGAAGTAATCGGTGATTTTGCTTCTCAGGAGGGAGTAGCGGATATATATTTggatttacataaaaaaatattttcttacaGAAAATATCAGGAATATTTGAATAATTGGGGTGTATATAATGGGAATAATAACGGAAAAAACTGCGGAAGTAACAACATGTTAGTAATGGACAATCTGGTGAAATCgaaaaataacgaaaaatgTGGAAATAATGAGAGGGTAAAAATAAgcgaaaataatgaaaagagCCTTAAAATGGGGAAAAAGATCTCTTATAGAGAATTTGCAGCTGACGAAGAATTATACAATACGGAAGAATTTTACAGTatgaatattaaaagtatTCCATATAGTGTTACAACATATTATTGCCCAGTAAAATTTCCGCATTCtgataacataatatataagagTGATAACTATCCTGAGAGAACAATTATTAGTccacaaaataaattattgcaATCTGTTATGTTAGAATGGTCTAATTTGACGTTAACTGAAGAAGAGAATGAAAGTAGCAATTTCGGTAAATtggaatatttatatttagaacaaaatgtaattaatcaagttatacaaaaaagaagTCGTATATTTAAGATTCAAAAGAATGGTCCATTTTGCGGTTTTTTAATAACTATTGATGTTGAAATTCGTAAGGGGGAGCATTTTGGCACGAAATATGGGACTTGTGATAGTTGGTATACAAATAtagttttattaaaagatGAAATAAATGTTGAAAAAAGcgatttaataattaataaaacttatgcaaatttattaaattatagtGAAAATGTTATTGACAGAAAAACAGTTTTAGTGTCAAGACCatcatatatcttttatgGTTATATTTTAAGATTAATTAAAAGTAGTTATTCTTCAAGTTCTTCAGATACTGATACAACTAATTATAactatgataaaaaatttagtgGAACAAAtgatttttctaatatagataattatatatatttagatgaCTCAAcgattttattattagatcAAATGAGTTTTCATGAACAAATGTTATCATTAGATGTAAATAAACACAATGATAAAAAGGttcttataaataattcGCTTAATCTAAATAATTTAGAATGTTGTCCTGATAATGATATTAAGATAAAGAAGAGTGATTTCACGGGAGATAGAtcaaaaatgttatatgaaaaaattagaaacaGCAATGAAGGGCAATCCAAATTTGATGGTAAATCGTTAGAGGAAGATTGCAGTGAATATGCTAATTATGATCAGAACTCATTACGCAGTAGCTGTATTAGCAGATATGTATATTCTGATGTAGAAGCAGATGTACATGGAAACAGTTAtattagagaaaaaaaagttgaaACAAAATTGAGTAATGGAACATCAAAGAAcgaaaatgaattaataaatagtAGAGGTACAAATAAGAAATTAAGTAACAAACTGGATTATTGCAAAGATAAAGagttggaaaaaaataataatgccTCCACCATAAACAagcaaaggaaaaaaagtaaaaatacaAGAGGGGATAAAATAGATTCAGTAAAacttgaaaataataatagtagtaataacataaataaaaacttagggaatgtattaaaaaaaaaaaaaaaaagaagttttgtgaatgagaaaaaaaagaaagaaacgcaaaaaagtgaaaataaaaataagaacatGTCCTCCAAAAGTAGGGAAGAATACGAAAATGATATATCAGATATtactaataattataatttaaattcgaaattttattatgaaaacttaaaagataaaattatagtttataaaaacatgaaGTATAAAATGTTGTCTTTTTATGAACCTGTAATTATTGATTACGACGAACAAGCAAcggttatatataaaaaagatgatatatataatagaaaagaaaacaatgtgaataaatttgtaaataacGTATACCAATAAAGCTTTAATATTGGTTGaaatgattattttaaaaatattagtttttacttttttttatcataaaagtGATGTGAGTTGTATCTATGCCCAtggaacattttttttttttatttaatgagaTATTGcattattccatttttgaTTAGAGCAATTagttccatttttttatatttttttgcccAGCACATTCCATtgacttatattttttaagggAGTTTTATATGGATATCCTATTTTTGTGTAATATGCAgttagtataattttttatttttccttttctttaaattttgatGATTCTGCAAAATATCAGTAGCATTATTAAGAGTAGGAATTAAATGTTTGTTGTGTTTAAtcttactttattttttgccttttgggtatatatatatttttttttaagtttagcccatacatataatttataagttttttatttcaatttcTAGATAGTGTctcctatttttatatatgttttaaatatgtgCAAAGTTACACACTGTagttaatgtatatatattttgttgcaggaaaaaaaaaaaagatgataaaACTGATATGAAtcaaagtaaaaataaaaaaataaataaatatatatatatatatataaaagaaatataaacataaaaactGCGTAATCTATGCGTGCGCAATTTTAGTATTAATCgaaaaaaagagtaatttttttaatttcttgaggttatttctttttcttttagctcattaattatttttcttcttcgtatttcctttttttttttcgtgaaTATTTATCTCTTTAATGATAAAAGGACtgtaaacataataaaaaccATATATGTTACTGTATGGTTGtggaaattaataaaagacTCTGCTTGAGGCGTAGCTGGATCGACGCCTCCCATTGCAACTCTCCACATTTTTGGTGCATCGCAtctaaaaggaaaaaggaaaaaaataatatatttcattatatcatATTGTAGACATATAAACgatgtaaatatgtacaaatatggGAGATGGTTGAATATCAATTCACTGTTTAAGTATTAAGTAGACGGAAAATAATTCATGGACAAATGGAACCATTAACACTACgtaaacatttatttatatatatacataaatttgtGTATATCCATAAATTGTAAAAAGTACGTTGTCGAAAACAGTTTTATGTTTTAACACATCAaggtaaatgaaaaataaaaaaaaatataaaaatttatatataccttGCTACACGAAAATTTggtattaaattatttttaaacacaTTAAAACACTTGGATAAAAACTCACGTTtcgtttcttttttcatggtaaaaaattagtttttaaaataaataaaagtgtATTACTCTGTTTATtggtactattattactgaaaaaaaaaattttatcccTTCTAAaaacttaatattttcaaggaaaattcatatttaaaacttttcctttaaaagaaaatattcataatatattacatacatacatataaatagatatatatatgtgaatacaaatatttgAGTTAAAACAAGAGGCTAtaagaataatgaaaaaaaaaaaaattcattaaaggaaaaataaataaaaaggtgAAACTATTTACGTTTATGACCACCTGATATAAAcggaaaattttaaaatgaaaaatagagTTTTCAGTTATTAAAcctttatatgaaataaattactcttttgttattataaattttcttttttatttttaaagatcattttttttaaatttctaaatatattttaaataattttatagttaaaatttttattggttcttcaaaataatgaaatgactttaataaattttaacttaaaaaaaaaacgaattaAAGGATATATTTActagaatatatatgtatgcaaaaCTGTTTTTActattctgttttttttattaaatataatacaaaaaattttaactttaATGACAAATTACTAAAAGTTTATTTGTTGGTAAGCCGCTTGAAAATCATATTAAACAAATGTATAAcgatttaaatattaaaagaaaagaaaaaaaaaaaatttccaatGGAAAGGGAAACTGAATTATCGATaactttcaatttttttttatttatggtatctatctatatgtatataaagtACCCATATATCCCCgtacatatgtgtgcatgtatatgCAGGCgtgatattaataaattagcCTTTTCAAGTACAAGTAAGCACCCTTCCCAACTTTGTGATTAATCTTGTTTTCACTTAGTGGGAAATTGGGGGAAAAATAgatataactttttaaaacCTTTGAAACAGTTatattgtataaaatatgtattttgtttaatttgtttatgttGTCCTTATTATTGTATGTGTCTTCACTATAGTGCATATTTGATAATATGTAGTTCTCTATTAGGGATAAGCCACTTAAAGCATAACACGTGTGATAATAATCAACCTTTTCGTTTGGTTTATCTTTCATTCCACCATTATTACCTTGAGAACATAAAAGCAGATAAAGCTTTAGATAATTCACATTAAACAGAACTTTATTTtccataaatttatttttataatttttaaaatggaaCTGTTCGTTGAGAATGCTTGAAGTAATAAAtgagaaatttttattcttaccCATAATCTCCAGTTCTATAAGCTTCTTTTCAGTTAAAAAAGTAAGtgattcatttttattacagtagttgtcattattattactattactgttaccattgttattattatatgtacttgTATTATAAGAAGTGGTGTTacatgttttgttttgttttgttgaATATAGTACGGTTTGTTCGTTTTTCTCACTGTTTGAATCCTTTTTCTGTAAATCTGTTACTCCAAAAGTTTTTAACTCATTCAAATGGGTGCAACCAGTTTTGCGaacaattttaaatttttcatgaATAAgacttttttcctttttatatttttgaaagaaattctttaatatataaatctcattaattaaaaaaaaaatggatccTATCCAAAATGAGTAACAAGCATCAACTAACTTGTTTGTTCTTCCCATAAATGCACCTTCTAGGTTTCCTTGTTTGTTAATTAACCAAatcattaaattatttaaatttatttttttaatttttccaagTATGCATAAAGTAGCTAATGCACAATAAGTATAACCTCCATGGCTTTCTTGAAACTTTTCACTAGTAAATCCTCCTTCATAATTCTGGCATGacatgatatatttttcaacatttttttttacttcattagTTAGTATGTGACACATGGAACATATGGATATAGCACAATATGTTCCTCGCATATCTATCTCACCGTTTTTGTGTACTCTAAATGAGCCATCTTTACATTTCAATTTAAGTATATAggtatgtaatttttttttatctagaaaacttaaaaaattattttcttcatcatgtaaatatatgaacacacACACAGTAGCATATGTTGTTGCTATATGAGTATACTGATTTAAGCCACCACCAAAAGcgtctttttcattttttattttatttaaataaaggaACACACATTTCTTTATGTAACTAAATGTGcctttacttaatttttgcTCAATTTCCAAGTCGTTGTATAGGATATAAATGGCATGAATACACCAATAAAAAATCCAAGGTTTGGATGCttctaaaaaatttaactttaagttttttaaaaaaaatatatcaagaCAAAATTTGAAGTGCTTTTGCTTTTCTAattctatatttaatatactgataaatttattaagcAAAATTGATGATTTATTTAAgagaaatttaaaattttctatgATTAGTATATCGTCTATAATCTGAGCACTATTCAGTTTAGAAATGTCATTATTTTCCATATCTCCTAACGAAAAGTATGAATCTatgattttttcttttaatatttcgttcacatatatggaaatattgtcctcttcattttcatattttgaaCTGGTTgtgaattttttattgattCTCTTCTTTTCATCATCATTGATACCGttcttttcgttttttccttttaatgtATCATAATATGTTCCCGACTCCTTAATTATACCATGCATTTCGTTATTGAATGGGGCCATATCCTTTTGAGCTTCAGCCTGTTGATCCTTTATGTGGTGTTTAACCTTTTTTGATGCCCCCTCATAATCCTTACAGTAAACTTTTGGGTTCTCGTTTTCATATTCATTTTGAtgaaatttttcaaaatttaaaaaaggacgAGTAAAAATGAATTCATTTTCACCTTTATTTAAGGATATGTTATGATTACAAGAAACAtgattatgaatatatgcatatatccTTTCAAAAGTATAAAATCCTTCTGAAAAAAAGACGCTAATATCATCAAGGTTACCAACGttatcaaaaataaagaataaaataatatctgAAATGCCAACTTTCGagttatttaaaagaatatcaATGATTGTTGAAGAAAAGGATTTGTAGTAAATGCtcaatatttgtttttcaactttttttttttcttttatagtTTGAGTATTTTTGTtacaatttaaatgaaagttgaagaaaaaaaagtaagacatataattatcattttttctgtaaaataattcttcttgtgtttttttttcaagctttctttcattttcattGTCTTTTTGGTCGTGTATCTTGCTGAAATAGTTCACATTAGCATTTgcatcattattttcataaatatttgtatttaaattgttttcttttagatctttattattatctccTGTATTTTTTTGGAAACATTCGAATTCAttgttattttcataattatcatGAAGGaatattactttttcttctttcgtATTAATTTTaggaaaagagaaaaattcAGATGGTCCATTATCCTCTTCACTTGAATTTATAAGTATATCACTTAAGCTCTCAGAGGAGCTCGAATAGAAGTTGGTTCTACATTTATTTTCTGTGTCATAAAtatcattttctttatttatgttaaataCATAGTTAAATAACAACTTAATAATGCTCTCTagataattataaaactCATCATTTTCAAAGTCCACcttagaaatatttttacttttttcatatttaattaacTCAAACAGTAATTctacacatattttttttttattatatcttaaCATATAGGTGTTATACTTATCCATTTTCGTTTTTATTGTTGTTTTTATTctagcttttttttatttttttcttaattggaactattttaaaaagaataggAAGTATCATTCATGTTTTTAATGTTGAGAACAACTTAacaaatataagaataaaaataaaataaaatttgtgcACGACTTCGTATGCATATCAGAAATGAACACGCTTGTAATGGTAccttgtacattttttttttatttagttaacatcattattatttttttattttttctaagtAAATGTA is a window from the Plasmodium brasilianum strain Bolivian I chromosome 9, whole genome shotgun sequence genome containing:
- a CDS encoding hypothetical protein (conserved Plasmodium protein), whose amino-acid sequence is MDELHNISLGKAYKNLNRTQNRSKEKSFFEDVNGRILHNNDTNEIIYKEINNVYVENINKNSEETNIKSISTNLKNVEMVEKSEETCKPLYINKSDKLTSDNAKKKFLFNRTKDETSCSSYGEGKSNNNDHDNDNVNIEYKIIKKNVSCAMNSTGYENINNKCNGKGNSTNPKLGVGNKSSEYQEEKQSQGQQKDHAPCNELENGDDTSNKNDSKIGKKMKYSKKNKKNSTNEIIKETTLMSVNNNKNLIMNSNMPTAHDVKLNDDNLKTSANKIINRGKLYSKKHKSKVNEKIIEEKLGVEKEENCLNQIINEEGKYKNKKNKRKKFTENVKNKYDVDPYENINRKKKKKNHNSLDDENVENAQKSSNKVNDKKVCTKNKKYNDNLVPKNGCETNKNGSSGRSYYETRSKEQVLKDDKKMNEVDNMNNKLKGEEMVMKKKNLYKKKDSASSRELPGNKNISIITNENDDGHVKKKYARLLKNLKTNLSSKVIEQEGEKRIKTWGDKITLQQKINYFIKNKIATRTEYKYGKKPNTLSICNQFNLYNHLTMLNDFNRLHYYRAAMRWTGHKDLCESYNNAMLSQENSNRNSYYVNSMSYTSKMKNSTKMNNRNCGENTVSVVNKENINNIGKTINIPSIREHSSSNVNSVNKINEPCIFFESNKECYVYNKNIIEIGTGPLSLLSINAILNGAKHVDALEVNKDASDMAKKLIEGYNLEDFIKIINCYSKLYVYREEDSQKRLKKRHSFYNFFDYDIDEQYSNNFNYDLIISEVIGDFASQEGVADIYLDLHKKIFSYRKYQEYLNNWGVYNGNNNGKNCGSNNMLVMDNLVKSKNNEKCGNNERVKISENNEKSLKMGKKISYREFAADEELYNTEEFYSMNIKSIPYSVTTYYCPVKFPHSDNIIYKSDNYPERTIISPQNKLLQSVMLEWSNLTLTEEENESSNFGKLEYLYLEQNVINQVIQKRSRIFKIQKNGPFCGFLITIDVEIRKGEHFGTKYGTCDSWYTNIVLLKDEINVEKSDLIINKTYANLLNYSENVIDRKTVLVSRPSYIFYGYILRLIKSSYSSSSSDTDTTNYNYDKKFSGTNDFSNIDNYIYLDDSTILLLDQMSFHEQMLSLDVNKHNDKKVLINNSLNLNNLECCPDNDIKIKKSDFTGDRSKMLYEKIRNSNEGQSKFDGKSLEEDCSEYANYDQNSLRSSCISRYVYSDVEADVHGNSYIREKKVETKLSNGTSKNENELINSRGTNKKLSNKLDYCKDKELEKNNNASTINKQRKKSKNTRGDKIDSVKLENNNSSNNINKNLGNVLKKKKKRSFVNEKKKKETQKSENKNKNMSSKSREEYENDISDITNNYNLNSKFYYENLKDKIIVYKNMKYKMLSFYEPVIIDYDEQATVIYKKDDIYNRKENNVNKFVNNVYQ
- a CDS encoding protein farnesyltransferase subunit beta, which produces MDKYNTYMLRYNKKKICVELLFELIKYEKSKNISKVDFENDEFYNYLESIIKLLFNYVFNINKENDIYDTENKCRTNFYSSSSESLSDILINSSEEDNGPSEFFSFPKINTKEEKVIFLHDNYENNNEFECFQKNTGDNNKDLKENNLNTNIYENNDANANVNYFSKIHDQKDNENERKLEKKTQEELFYRKNDNYMSYFFFFNFHLNCNKNTQTIKEKKKVEKQILSIYYKSFSSTIIDILLNNSKVGISDIILFFIFDNVGNLDDISVFFSEGFYTFERIYAYIHNHVSCNHNISLNKGENEFIFTRPFLNFEKFHQNEYENENPKVYCKDYEGASKKVKHHIKDQQAEAQKDMAPFNNEMHGIIKESGTYYDTLKGKNEKNGINDDEKKRINKKFTTSSKYENEEDNISIYVNEILKEKIIDSYFSLGDMENNDISKLNSAQIIDDILIIENFKFLLNKSSILLNKFISILNIELEKQKHFKFCLDIFFLKNLKLNFLEASKPWIFYWCIHAIYILYNDLEIEQKLSKGTFSYIKKCVFLYLNKIKNEKDAFGGGLNQYTHIATTYATVCVFIYLHDEENNFLSFLDKKKLHTYILKLKCKDGSFRVHKNGEIDMRGTYCAISICSMCHILTNEVKKNVEKYIMSCQNYEGGFTSEKFQESHGGYTYCALATLCILGKIKKINLNNLMIWLINKQGNLEGAFMGRTNKLVDACYSFWIGSIFFLINEIYILKNFFQKYKKEKSLIHEKFKIVRKTGCTHLNELKTFGVTDLQKKDSNSEKNEQTVLYSTKQNKTCNTTSYNTSTYNNNNGNSNSNNNDNYCNKNESLTFLTEKKLIELEIMGKNKNFSFITSSILNEQFHFKNYKNKFMENKVLFNVNYLKLYLLLCSQGNNGGMKDKPNEKVDYYHTCYALSGLSLIENYILSNMHYSEDTYNNKDNINKLNKIHILYNITVSKVLKSYIYFSPNFPLSENKINHKVGKGAYLYLKRLIY